A single window of Dermacentor albipictus isolate Rhodes 1998 colony chromosome 1, USDA_Dalb.pri_finalv2, whole genome shotgun sequence DNA harbors:
- the LOC135919397 gene encoding protein lin-10-like isoform X2 translates to MHPSSEASSDTDEVARLFPKCRGRHDGHSQDDDDEADSLNNNHHPMEDGSVVSAYDTPSRIEIAGGREIFCKSRSRPKRRQRDAAEAWEDEPLVYEAPVCGAEVYDDIDERTNAPARLIGNVPIAQYEGSPRRYGPRPGYPQRVAADAQEADENTVCGSSYVGQRLAGATPSPRTPPSPRPPSPRLGGTPAAASPDPGSPGGGSPRRLSPRPRSNSSTETGEQMDEQTRNLTLSPDGTDCESASEAMSLAGSADAPLAMPVLEDGLSSGHLSDTEGSVGGGTQPPSDDVVSDAIREIQQAIQHSKRLALKSCGPAERGDAPPVWVPRLSQSAREDQAPDDDCDTDQETDRLLGAQRSDDRGFFDDKAQNSVGKKKNTSKEVLIEGVLFRARYLGSTQLVCEGQPTKATRMIQAEEAVSRIKAPEGEAQPSTEVDLFISTEKIMVLNTDLKEIMMDHALRSISYIADIGDLVVLMARRRTLEDDAGGGSKLRRTPKMVCHVFESEEAQFIAQSIGQAFQVAYMEFLKANGIEDSSFVKEMDYQEVLNSQEIFGNELEMFAKKERQKEVVVPKHKGEILGMVIVESGWGSMLPTVVVANMAHNGPAARCSQLNIGDQIIAINGVSLVGLPLSTCQAYVKNTKHQSVVKLTVVPCAPVVEVKIKRPDTKYQLGFSVQNGVICSLLRGGIAERGGVRVGHRIIEINGQSVVAVPHEKIVNLLATSVGEIHMKTMPTSMFRLLTGQETPMYI, encoded by the exons ATGCACCCGTCGAGCGAGGCGAGCAGCGACACGGACGAAGTGGCGCGGCTCTTCCCCAAGTGCCGAGGTCGTCACGACGGCCACTCccaagacgacgacgatgaggcGGACAGCCTGAATAACAACCACCACCCAATGGAGGACGGTTCCGTGGTGAGCGCCTACGACACGCCGTCGCGAATCGAGATCGCAGGCGGACGGGAGATTTTCTGCAAGAGCCGGAGTCGACCCAAGCGGCGCCAGCGCGATGCTGCCGAGGCGTGGGAGGACGAACCACTCGTGTACGAGGCACCGGTCTGCGGTGCAGAAGTGTACGATGATATTGACGAGCGCACCAACGCACCGGCACGTCTCATTGGTAACGTGCCCATCGCTCAGTACGAGGGTTCACCGCGCCGCTACGGACCGCGGCCGGGTTACCCGCAGCGCGTGGCTGCTGACGCCCAGGAAGCGGACGAAAACACGGTGTGCGGCAGCTCGTACGTCGGGCAGCGACTGGCGGGGGCCACGCCGAGTCCCCGCACCCCCCCAAGCCCTCGGCCCCCTAGCCCGCGCCTCGGAGGCACGCCGGCCGCAGCGAGCCCTGACCCAGGGAGCCCGGGTGGTGGAAGCCCCCGCAGGCTGAGCCCGCGGCCGCGAAGTAACAGCAGTACCGAGACCGGCGAACAGATGGACGAACAGACGAGGAATCTGACGCTTTCGCCCGACGGCACGGATTGCGAGTCGGCCAGCGAGGCCATGTCACTAGCGGGCTCGGCCGACGCGCCGCTGGCCATGCCCGTGCTCGAGGATGGCCTGTCCAGTGGCCACCTGTCGGACACAGAAGGCTCTGTCGGCGGAGGCACGCAGCCACCCTCGGACGACGTGGTGTCGGATGCCATCCGCGAGATCCAGCAGGCTATCCAACACAGCAAGCGCCTGGCACTCAAGAGCTGTGGTCCTGCTGAAAGAGGGGATGCTCCACCCGTGTGGGTGCCCAG GCTTTCTCAGTCTGCCCGAGAAGACCAGGCCCCTGATGATG ATTGTGACACAGATCAGGAAACTGACAGACTCCTTGGGGCACAGCGTTCAGATGACCGGGGCTTCTTTGACGATAAG GCCCAGAATTCtgtgggaaaaaagaaaaatacttcaAAGGAAG TGCTGATTGAAGGGGTGCTCTTCCGAGCCCGCTACTTGGGGTCGACACAGCTTGTGTGTGAGGGGCAGCCCACCAAGGCCACCCGCATGATCCAGGCAGAGGAGGCCGTGTCGCGCATTAAG GCGCCCGAAGGAGAAGCACAACCTAGTACAGAAGTGGACCTGTTCATCTCCACCGAGAAGATCATGGTGCTGAATACTGACCTCAAG GAGATCATGATGGACCATGCACTACGAAGCATCTCCTACATTGCGGACATTGGGGACCTGGTGGTGCTAATGGCACGGAGGCGTACTCTGGAGGATGATGCGGGAGGCGGGAGTAAGCTGCGACGCACTCCTAAGATGGTCTGCCACGTGTTTGAGTCGGAAGAGGCCCAGTTCATTGCACAGTCCATCGGCCAGGCTTTTCAG GTGGCATACATGGAGTTTCTGAAGGCAAACGGAATTGAGGACTCGTCTTTTGTCAAAGAGATGGATTACCAGGAAGTACTAAACTCTCAAGAAATATTTGGGAACGAGCTGGAAATGTTTGCCAAAAAGGAGCGCCAGAAGGAGGTGGTTGTGCCCAAGCACAAGGGCGAGATCTTGGGCATGGTCATCGTCGAGAGTGGCTGGGGCTCTATGCTGCCAACCGTGGTCGTGGCCAACATGGCGCACAACGGTCCAGCCGCCCGCTGCTCACAGCTGAACATAGGTGACCAGATCATTGCGATCAATGGAGTCAGCCTTGTGGGCCTGCCCCTTTCAACCTGTCAGGCATATGTTAAGAACACCAAACATCAGAGTGTGGTCAAGCTCACGGTAGTGCCCTGTGCACCTGTCGTCGAAGTCAAGATTAAACGGCCTGACACCAAGTACCAGCTGGGCTTCAGCGTGCAGAATGGTGTTATCTGCAGCCTACTCCGTGGTGGCATTGCTGAGCGTGGTGGCGTCCGGGTGGGTCATCGCATCATCGAGATTAATGGACAGAGTGTTGTGGCTGTGCCCCATGAGAAGATTGTGAATCTACTGGCCACATCAGTTGGAGAG ATTCACATGAAGACGATGCCGACATCCATGTTCAGGTTGTTGACTGGTCAGGAAACGCCCATGTACATCTGA
- the LOC135919397 gene encoding protein lin-10-like isoform X1, with protein sequence MHPSSEASSDTDEVARLFPKCRGRHDGHSQDDDDEADSLNNNHHPMEDGSVVSAYDTPSRIEIAGGREIFCKSRSRPKRRQRDAAEAWEDEPLVYEAPVCGAEVYDDIDERTNAPARLIGNVPIAQYEGSPRRYGPRPGYPQRVAADAQEADENTVCGSSYVGQRLAGATPSPRTPPSPRPPSPRLGGTPAAASPDPGSPGGGSPRRLSPRPRSNSSTETGEQMDEQTRNLTLSPDGTDCESASEAMSLAGSADAPLAMPVLEDGLSSGHLSDTEGSVGGGTQPPSDDVVSDAIREIQQAIQHSKRLALKSCGPAERGDAPPVWVPRLSQSAREDQAPDDDCDTDQETDRLLGAQRSDDRGFFDDKAQNSVGKKKNTSKEVLVHEPAVLIEGVLFRARYLGSTQLVCEGQPTKATRMIQAEEAVSRIKAPEGEAQPSTEVDLFISTEKIMVLNTDLKEIMMDHALRSISYIADIGDLVVLMARRRTLEDDAGGGSKLRRTPKMVCHVFESEEAQFIAQSIGQAFQVAYMEFLKANGIEDSSFVKEMDYQEVLNSQEIFGNELEMFAKKERQKEVVVPKHKGEILGMVIVESGWGSMLPTVVVANMAHNGPAARCSQLNIGDQIIAINGVSLVGLPLSTCQAYVKNTKHQSVVKLTVVPCAPVVEVKIKRPDTKYQLGFSVQNGVICSLLRGGIAERGGVRVGHRIIEINGQSVVAVPHEKIVNLLATSVGEIHMKTMPTSMFRLLTGQETPMYI encoded by the exons ATGCACCCGTCGAGCGAGGCGAGCAGCGACACGGACGAAGTGGCGCGGCTCTTCCCCAAGTGCCGAGGTCGTCACGACGGCCACTCccaagacgacgacgatgaggcGGACAGCCTGAATAACAACCACCACCCAATGGAGGACGGTTCCGTGGTGAGCGCCTACGACACGCCGTCGCGAATCGAGATCGCAGGCGGACGGGAGATTTTCTGCAAGAGCCGGAGTCGACCCAAGCGGCGCCAGCGCGATGCTGCCGAGGCGTGGGAGGACGAACCACTCGTGTACGAGGCACCGGTCTGCGGTGCAGAAGTGTACGATGATATTGACGAGCGCACCAACGCACCGGCACGTCTCATTGGTAACGTGCCCATCGCTCAGTACGAGGGTTCACCGCGCCGCTACGGACCGCGGCCGGGTTACCCGCAGCGCGTGGCTGCTGACGCCCAGGAAGCGGACGAAAACACGGTGTGCGGCAGCTCGTACGTCGGGCAGCGACTGGCGGGGGCCACGCCGAGTCCCCGCACCCCCCCAAGCCCTCGGCCCCCTAGCCCGCGCCTCGGAGGCACGCCGGCCGCAGCGAGCCCTGACCCAGGGAGCCCGGGTGGTGGAAGCCCCCGCAGGCTGAGCCCGCGGCCGCGAAGTAACAGCAGTACCGAGACCGGCGAACAGATGGACGAACAGACGAGGAATCTGACGCTTTCGCCCGACGGCACGGATTGCGAGTCGGCCAGCGAGGCCATGTCACTAGCGGGCTCGGCCGACGCGCCGCTGGCCATGCCCGTGCTCGAGGATGGCCTGTCCAGTGGCCACCTGTCGGACACAGAAGGCTCTGTCGGCGGAGGCACGCAGCCACCCTCGGACGACGTGGTGTCGGATGCCATCCGCGAGATCCAGCAGGCTATCCAACACAGCAAGCGCCTGGCACTCAAGAGCTGTGGTCCTGCTGAAAGAGGGGATGCTCCACCCGTGTGGGTGCCCAG GCTTTCTCAGTCTGCCCGAGAAGACCAGGCCCCTGATGATG ATTGTGACACAGATCAGGAAACTGACAGACTCCTTGGGGCACAGCGTTCAGATGACCGGGGCTTCTTTGACGATAAG GCCCAGAATTCtgtgggaaaaaagaaaaatacttcaAAGGAAG TCCTGGTGCATGAACCTGCAGTGCTGATTGAAGGGGTGCTCTTCCGAGCCCGCTACTTGGGGTCGACACAGCTTGTGTGTGAGGGGCAGCCCACCAAGGCCACCCGCATGATCCAGGCAGAGGAGGCCGTGTCGCGCATTAAG GCGCCCGAAGGAGAAGCACAACCTAGTACAGAAGTGGACCTGTTCATCTCCACCGAGAAGATCATGGTGCTGAATACTGACCTCAAG GAGATCATGATGGACCATGCACTACGAAGCATCTCCTACATTGCGGACATTGGGGACCTGGTGGTGCTAATGGCACGGAGGCGTACTCTGGAGGATGATGCGGGAGGCGGGAGTAAGCTGCGACGCACTCCTAAGATGGTCTGCCACGTGTTTGAGTCGGAAGAGGCCCAGTTCATTGCACAGTCCATCGGCCAGGCTTTTCAG GTGGCATACATGGAGTTTCTGAAGGCAAACGGAATTGAGGACTCGTCTTTTGTCAAAGAGATGGATTACCAGGAAGTACTAAACTCTCAAGAAATATTTGGGAACGAGCTGGAAATGTTTGCCAAAAAGGAGCGCCAGAAGGAGGTGGTTGTGCCCAAGCACAAGGGCGAGATCTTGGGCATGGTCATCGTCGAGAGTGGCTGGGGCTCTATGCTGCCAACCGTGGTCGTGGCCAACATGGCGCACAACGGTCCAGCCGCCCGCTGCTCACAGCTGAACATAGGTGACCAGATCATTGCGATCAATGGAGTCAGCCTTGTGGGCCTGCCCCTTTCAACCTGTCAGGCATATGTTAAGAACACCAAACATCAGAGTGTGGTCAAGCTCACGGTAGTGCCCTGTGCACCTGTCGTCGAAGTCAAGATTAAACGGCCTGACACCAAGTACCAGCTGGGCTTCAGCGTGCAGAATGGTGTTATCTGCAGCCTACTCCGTGGTGGCATTGCTGAGCGTGGTGGCGTCCGGGTGGGTCATCGCATCATCGAGATTAATGGACAGAGTGTTGTGGCTGTGCCCCATGAGAAGATTGTGAATCTACTGGCCACATCAGTTGGAGAG ATTCACATGAAGACGATGCCGACATCCATGTTCAGGTTGTTGACTGGTCAGGAAACGCCCATGTACATCTGA